The Solanum lycopersicum chromosome 8, SLM_r2.1 DNA segment AACTTGTTTTGATGAAATTCTCATGGTGGAGTTTGCTGATTGGAGCTGTCAACCTTTGTTGGAATTTGTTGTTGCTGGTTTCAATTGGTGTTCATGTGCGACAACAAGAACATTGTCTGAGGTGTTTTGCCCATTTGGAGGGCCAAGTAGTCATGCCTTTGTAGGTTTAGGATTTTTTCCCTTGACTATTTTCTGAATGCAGGGCTTGTAGTTGTTAAATTCATCCATAAGGCTAAATGGGAGACATAGTGATTGAACATTCAGGGTCGCCACATTATGAGGCCTTGAACTTGCAAAATGTTACAACATCTGAGAATGATGCTGATCTGGTTCGGAGTTACTGTGGGGGCTTCTTTCCTGAGGGTAGTACACATGAAGAAAAATCCACTTGCACCGAAGCCCTCGACAGAGGATTCTTTGAATATGGGTATGTTGTCTGTCTCATTCATGAGTCTattttttccaaacatttttGGTTGGTCTTGGTTTgtcttcatcaatttttaacTTGTGTCTATTTTATACAATCATTCTTGGTTGATCTTTGATCATCACTGTTGTAATATTGAAGGTGTAGATACATATCATGATATATGTTTGTCTAAACCTCGTACATAGTGGATATTATGATTATCAATTATTCTCAGATGTGTGTTCTTTTCCAGATGTTCCCACTATCGCCGTAGATGTCGCATTAGAGCCCCATGCTGCGATGAGATGTTTGACTGCAGGCATTGTCATAATGAATCTAAGGTAAGTCCTGATGAATGATGGAGTCAGAATTTGGACAATAAGACATTCTAGTTGATGATGGAACTGACCATACACTTCCGAATAAGCATAACATGTCTGTAGTCAATGAGGTGCACAAAATGCTACCTCAGTAAGATTTGAGATGACAAAATAACTGCATCCAGGAACATGGGCATTATTGTTTGAAGTCGCGTGTAGTGCTTTCTTGTACCTTTTGATTCCAAGGCACCTGATTTACACCTCATAGCATTTGTTGTGGCTATGCGTCATTTAGATTTTACTTTATCAGCAAAGAGTCGTATTTTGCCCCTAAAGATTTCTCATCTCCCATCTTTGGTTCGTAAAGACTTAACTAACATATATGCTTGTCTACAGAACAATATCAACATTGACCAGAAACTTCGACATGAGATTCCTCGTCACAAGGTGGAAAGGGTAATAATCCTGATTGGTTAAACTATTTTTGTGCAAATAAATCCTGCCCCCCAATATATATAATTCTCTTCCTTTGTCTCCTTTCCATCAACTAGCTTTACTttctcttcatttatttttgaaatctgAACATgatgcataaaaaaaaaacactcattCATTTTGGTTTTTCTGCAGATTATATGCTCACTTTGTAATACAGAGCAAGAGGTGAGTGGTGTTTATGCTATTCCTGCTCTTCTCTGTCATGTGGACACAGTTTGAAGGGTGTTTGTAATTGAGTAATGCAACTCTTTCTTGCTTGAGCACGACAGTTTATTGATCAAGAACCCAATGAAAATCGAGTTATCTTGTTTGATGTTTTGCTATTCTAAGCAACTTGCATTCTGACTAGTTATCACGGATGTCCTTTACCAGGTTCGGCAAGTTTGCATCAATTGCGGTGTGTGCATGGGGAGATATTTCTGTGAAACGTGTAAGCTATTTGATGATGATGTAAGTTTTAACTCTCCTCCCTTAAGATATTCACATGAAACTACTTAATACATACACTGAACTCAAGGAGTTGATAGTAACAAGGAAATGCAGGTGTAAGTGAAATATGTAATGTGCTGACCAACCTCTTCCCCAATTTTCATGTTGCAGATATCCAAAAGACAGTATCACTGCAGTGGTTGTGGGATATGCAGGTATTGTTACTTAGCTGAAATTTGAATGCCTTCCCCgttctctctccctctctcatTTCTCTTGAGCTCCTGATAGAGCAAAAAAGTAACTAAAGAAAAGGAGATAATACATCTGCTAACGTCTGTGAAATAAAAACAAAGCCTGCTCTGCAATTCAATACCAATTCATCTGGAATGTCGCATATCATACTTTTGGTATACATTTGATGTTTAAACTCTGTATTGATTCTGATGTtggtgttctatttttattatttttgtgtttctAGGATTGGTGGGATGGAGAACTTCTTCCACTGTCCCAAATGCAGTAAGTCTCAGTCATCCCTTTGTTTTTATCATAGGCTTCATGTATGTGCACTACTCCGTATTCTCCTTTGGAATTTCATTTATCTTACTATGTGATGGTTGTGTGATACAGGATGTTGTCATTCTGTTCTATTGAGGAACAGCCACCCCTGTGTAGAGGGGGCAATGCATCATGACTGTCCTGTTTGTTTTGAGGTATGGATTGCAATAAAAATTCTCTTCAGttgtttttcctcttttaaACCTTTTCTGTGATGTTACAACCGAATGAATTGAGAATGTTTATATGCAGTATCTCTTTGAGTCGATAAATGATGTAACAGTCATGCCTTGTGGACACACTATTCATAAGAACTGTTTGAAGGAGATGCAGGAACACTACCAGTAAGTTATTGTTACTTTATTGTTCCCTAGTTTCAACATGTGCAGGTTGTCTATACAACTGATGTAACTTTAACTTTGCAACAGATATGCTTGTCCTCTCTGCTGTAAGTCGGTATGTGATATGTCAAAGGTGTGGGAGAAATTTGACATGGAAATTGCTGCAACACCAATGCCCGAACCTTATCAAGACAAGAAGGTGAGTGTATTTTCCGAACTGTTCTTATTGCTGCATCAATATGCCATAAGAGCTTCAAAAAGTAAATTGAACTTATGATATTGCAGGTTTGGATCCTTTGTAATGATTGTGGAATCACCTCAGAAGTGCAATATCACTTTGTGGCCCAGAAATGTCCATGTTGCAAATCTTACAACACCCGCCAAACAAGAGGTGGATAAAAGGACCAAATATCAATAGCCAATCTGGCTTTCAAGTGAAAATGATCCCACACCCTATGTGGCTAGGGTGGTACCTCTGAGTGGGAATGATTGGGCTTTACAAGCTAAGCTTGTAGAAGAAATAACGGAAAGAAGGGGTTCTAATATGATCCT contains these protein-coding regions:
- the LOC101254223 gene encoding probable E3 ubiquitin-protein ligase RZFP34, producing the protein MGDIVIEHSGSPHYEALNLQNVTTSENDADLVRSYCGGFFPEGSTHEEKSTCTEALDRGFFEYGCSHYRRRCRIRAPCCDEMFDCRHCHNESKNNINIDQKLRHEIPRHKVERIICSLCNTEQEVRQVCINCGVCMGRYFCETCKLFDDDISKRQYHCSGCGICRIGGMENFFHCPKCRCCHSVLLRNSHPCVEGAMHHDCPVCFEYLFESINDVTVMPCGHTIHKNCLKEMQEHYQYACPLCCKSVCDMSKVWEKFDMEIAATPMPEPYQDKKVWILCNDCGITSEVQYHFVAQKCPCCKSYNTRQTRGG